A window from Anomalospiza imberbis isolate Cuckoo-Finch-1a 21T00152 chromosome 8, ASM3175350v1, whole genome shotgun sequence encodes these proteins:
- the SRGN gene encoding serglycin, whose amino-acid sequence MPAKMQLLIRCNGRIFLAVCLILFVGYTAQGAPMQRARYKRVRCRPDAWSANCIEEKGPWFYMPSGGANRILPPVADPSLMKRYQELGDIFPLSDEDSGSGPSTVVEAEPASGSGLGDNDSFSEAKLPVLLESLRGRELKEKLSEEDLLL is encoded by the exons ATGCCAGCCAAGATGCAGCTCCTTATCAGATGTAACGGGAGGATTTTCCTGGCTGTTTGTCTAATCCTCTTTGTGGGATACACAGCACAAG GTGCTCCGATGCAGAGGGCGAGGTACAAGAGGGTGAGGTGCCGGCCTGACGCCTGGTCTGCCAACTGCATCGAGGAGAAGGGGCCCTGGTTTTACATGCCCTCCGGTGGGGCCAACAGGATCCTTCCTCCCGTGGCAGACCCGTCCTT GATGAAGCGATACCAGGAGCTGGGCGATATATTCCCTCTCTCAGATGAGGATTCTGGCTCTGGGCCCAGTACCGTGGTGGAAGCAGAGCCAGCCTCTGGGTCGGGGCTTGGTGACAATGACAGCTTCTCTGAGGCGAAGCTGCCTGTTCTCCTGGAGAGCCTGCGAGGCAGGGAGCTGAAGGAAAAGCTGTCGGAGGAGGATTTGCTGCTGTAG
- the KIFBP gene encoding KIF-binding protein isoform X2 yields the protein MAAAAAAAGGGWPAVCEKFRAARTLSAVESLKDPETEPYRSKYSARALLQEVKQLLSAAEEGGEAVLAVRRAVLEYELGVNHTDTEELSAGEEHLQRCTQLLEPHRLSPDCVSLYIQAQNNLGILWSQRDEIETAQTYLESAEALYNQYMKEDGNPPLDPSEHFMAEEEKLTDQERSKRFEKAYTHTLYYLAQVYQHLDMIEKAAQYCHTTLKRQLEYCGYYPVEWARNAATLSQYYLSKECFMEARHCLAAASVIFSQAGQVPSAEDDETEPDQQDLPERKAEIARCWIKYCLNLLQSARKLLEDNIGELDPDRQLELKAQRKKEEDEKEKGRKKAVLFGTSDICDSVLAMEEKVSSIYPLDFQEAREVFLVGQNYVQEAKEFFQVDGYVTDHIEIVQDHSALFKVLAFFEEDYERRCKMHKRRIDMLEPIYADLNPQYYLLICRQLQCELADTYYEMMDLKVAIGNRLEKLDSHTVKKINSLAQFAIKYYELFLDSLRNPDKVFPEKLEEDVLRPAMVAKFHIARLYGKLITSDSKKQLENMQTSLEYYTFLVDYCEKYPDAVPAVETELELSKEMVNLLPASMERLRAKVSSLV from the exons atggcggcggcggcggcggcggcgggcggagggtGGCCCGCGGTGTGCGAGAAGTTCCGCGCCGCCCGCACGCTCTCGGCCGTGGAGTCCCTCAAGGATCCCGAGACGGAGCCGTACCGCTCCAAGTACAGCGCCCGGGCGCTGCTGCAGGAGGTGAAGCAGCTGCTGAGCGCCGCCGAGGAGGGCGGCGAGGCGGTGCTGGCCGTGCGGCGGGCCGTGCTGGAGTACGAGCTGGGCGTCAACCACACGGACACTGAGGAGCTGTCGGCCGGCGAGGAGCACCTGCAGCGCTGCACGCAGCTCCTGGAGCCGCACCGCCTGTCCCCGGACTGCGTGTCCCTCTACATACAGGCCCAG aACAATCTGGGGATCCTGTGGTCTCAAAGGGATGAAATTGAAACTGCACAAACTTACTTGGAATCTGCAGAAGCCTTGTATAATCAATACATGAAAGAG GATGGAAATCCTCCCCTGGATCCCAGTGAACATTTCAtggcagaagaagaaaaactcACAGACCAAGAAAGATCTAAAAG atttgaAAAAGCCTACACGCATACTCTGTATTACCTGGCACAAGTCTACCAGCACCTGGACATGATTGAGAAGGCTGCTCAGTATTGCCACACCACTCTGAAACGACAGCTCGAGTACTGTGGCTACTACCCAGTGGAATGGGCACGCAATGCTGCCACTTTGTCACAGTACTATCTCTCCAAG GAATGCTTTATGGAGGCTCGACACTGTCTAGCAGCAGCCAGTGTCATCTTTAGCCAAGCTGGACAGGTGCCGTCTGCTGAAGATG ATGAAACAGAGCCAGACCAACAGGACCTTCCAGAGAGGAAGGCTGAAATTGCAAGGTGTTGGATTAAGTATTGCCTGAATCTTCTGCAAAGCGCTCGAAAATTGCTTGAG GATAACATAGGAGAGCTGGATCCAGACAGGCAATTGGAACTTAAagcccaaaggaaaaaagaagaggatgaaaaagagaagggcaggaaaaaaGCTGTTCTTTTTGGAACAAGTGATATATGTGACTCTGTTTTAGCCATGGAGGAGAAAGTGAGCAGCATATATCCTTTAGATTTTCAAGAAGCCAGAGAAGTCTTCCTGGTTGGTCAGAACTATGTTCAGGAGGCAAAAGAGTTCTTTCAGGTCGATGGTTATGTTACTGACCACATTGAAATTGTTCAGGATCACAGTGCTTTGTTTAAGGTACTTGCTTTCTTTGAAGAAGACTATGAGAGGCGCTGCAAAATGCACAAGCGTAGAATAGACATGCTGGAGCCAATCTATGCAGACCTGAACCCCCAGTACTACCTGCTGATCTGTAGGCAGCTTCAGTGTGAGCTAGCTGACACCTATTATGAGATGATGGATTTAAAGGTAGCTATTGGTAACAGGTTAGAGAAACTAGACTCGCacacagttaaaaaaattaattctctgGCTCAGTTTGCAATCAAATATTACGAACTCTTCTTGGATTCTTTGAGGAACCCTGATAAGGTGTTTCCTGAAAAACTCGAGGAAGATGTTCTTCGCCCTGCAATGGTGGCTAAATTTCATATTGCACGACTATATGGTAAGCTCATTACTTCAGATAGCAAAAAGCAACTGGAAAACATGCAGACATCATTGGAATATTACACATTTCTGGTAGACTATTGTGAGAAGTATCCAGATGCCGTCCCTGCCGTTGAAACTGAACTAGAACTCAGTAAGGAGATGGTGAATCTTCTTCCAGCAAGCATGGAGAGGCTAAGAGCAAAGGTGTCTTCATTAGTGTAA
- the KIFBP gene encoding KIF-binding protein isoform X1 — translation MAAAAAAAGGGWPAVCEKFRAARTLSAVESLKDPETEPYRSKYSARALLQEVKQLLSAAEEGGEAVLAVRRAVLEYELGVNHTDTEELSAGEEHLQRCTQLLEPHRLSPDCVSLYIQAQNNLGILWSQRDEIETAQTYLESAEALYNQYMKEDGNPPLDPSEHFMAEEEKLTDQERSKRFEKAYTHTLYYLAQVYQHLDMIEKAAQYCHTTLKRQLEYCGYYPVEWARNAATLSQYYLSKECFMEARHCLAAASVIFSQAGQVPSAEDADETEPDQQDLPERKAEIARCWIKYCLNLLQSARKLLEDNIGELDPDRQLELKAQRKKEEDEKEKGRKKAVLFGTSDICDSVLAMEEKVSSIYPLDFQEAREVFLVGQNYVQEAKEFFQVDGYVTDHIEIVQDHSALFKVLAFFEEDYERRCKMHKRRIDMLEPIYADLNPQYYLLICRQLQCELADTYYEMMDLKVAIGNRLEKLDSHTVKKINSLAQFAIKYYELFLDSLRNPDKVFPEKLEEDVLRPAMVAKFHIARLYGKLITSDSKKQLENMQTSLEYYTFLVDYCEKYPDAVPAVETELELSKEMVNLLPASMERLRAKVSSLV, via the exons atggcggcggcggcggcggcggcgggcggagggtGGCCCGCGGTGTGCGAGAAGTTCCGCGCCGCCCGCACGCTCTCGGCCGTGGAGTCCCTCAAGGATCCCGAGACGGAGCCGTACCGCTCCAAGTACAGCGCCCGGGCGCTGCTGCAGGAGGTGAAGCAGCTGCTGAGCGCCGCCGAGGAGGGCGGCGAGGCGGTGCTGGCCGTGCGGCGGGCCGTGCTGGAGTACGAGCTGGGCGTCAACCACACGGACACTGAGGAGCTGTCGGCCGGCGAGGAGCACCTGCAGCGCTGCACGCAGCTCCTGGAGCCGCACCGCCTGTCCCCGGACTGCGTGTCCCTCTACATACAGGCCCAG aACAATCTGGGGATCCTGTGGTCTCAAAGGGATGAAATTGAAACTGCACAAACTTACTTGGAATCTGCAGAAGCCTTGTATAATCAATACATGAAAGAG GATGGAAATCCTCCCCTGGATCCCAGTGAACATTTCAtggcagaagaagaaaaactcACAGACCAAGAAAGATCTAAAAG atttgaAAAAGCCTACACGCATACTCTGTATTACCTGGCACAAGTCTACCAGCACCTGGACATGATTGAGAAGGCTGCTCAGTATTGCCACACCACTCTGAAACGACAGCTCGAGTACTGTGGCTACTACCCAGTGGAATGGGCACGCAATGCTGCCACTTTGTCACAGTACTATCTCTCCAAG GAATGCTTTATGGAGGCTCGACACTGTCTAGCAGCAGCCAGTGTCATCTTTAGCCAAGCTGGACAGGTGCCGTCTGCTGAAGATG CAGATGAAACAGAGCCAGACCAACAGGACCTTCCAGAGAGGAAGGCTGAAATTGCAAGGTGTTGGATTAAGTATTGCCTGAATCTTCTGCAAAGCGCTCGAAAATTGCTTGAG GATAACATAGGAGAGCTGGATCCAGACAGGCAATTGGAACTTAAagcccaaaggaaaaaagaagaggatgaaaaagagaagggcaggaaaaaaGCTGTTCTTTTTGGAACAAGTGATATATGTGACTCTGTTTTAGCCATGGAGGAGAAAGTGAGCAGCATATATCCTTTAGATTTTCAAGAAGCCAGAGAAGTCTTCCTGGTTGGTCAGAACTATGTTCAGGAGGCAAAAGAGTTCTTTCAGGTCGATGGTTATGTTACTGACCACATTGAAATTGTTCAGGATCACAGTGCTTTGTTTAAGGTACTTGCTTTCTTTGAAGAAGACTATGAGAGGCGCTGCAAAATGCACAAGCGTAGAATAGACATGCTGGAGCCAATCTATGCAGACCTGAACCCCCAGTACTACCTGCTGATCTGTAGGCAGCTTCAGTGTGAGCTAGCTGACACCTATTATGAGATGATGGATTTAAAGGTAGCTATTGGTAACAGGTTAGAGAAACTAGACTCGCacacagttaaaaaaattaattctctgGCTCAGTTTGCAATCAAATATTACGAACTCTTCTTGGATTCTTTGAGGAACCCTGATAAGGTGTTTCCTGAAAAACTCGAGGAAGATGTTCTTCGCCCTGCAATGGTGGCTAAATTTCATATTGCACGACTATATGGTAAGCTCATTACTTCAGATAGCAAAAAGCAACTGGAAAACATGCAGACATCATTGGAATATTACACATTTCTGGTAGACTATTGTGAGAAGTATCCAGATGCCGTCCCTGCCGTTGAAACTGAACTAGAACTCAGTAAGGAGATGGTGAATCTTCTTCCAGCAAGCATGGAGAGGCTAAGAGCAAAGGTGTCTTCATTAGTGTAA